The Perognathus longimembris pacificus isolate PPM17 chromosome 3, ASM2315922v1, whole genome shotgun sequence nucleotide sequence GGAGACTTGAGCTGACAGTCCAGTATAGAGCTCTGTGTAGGTGTCATGCTTTTGCACACCATACTCCTACAGCAGCCAAGTTTGGCTGAGAATATACCATTCAGTGTTGTGGAAAATGTCCAtgttgctgggtaccagtggctcatgcctgtaatcctggctgtttgggaagctgagatctaaggatccctgttcaaagccagcccgggcaggaaagtccatgagactcttatcccccaaaaaaccaccagaaaactgcaagtggcactgtggctcaaagtggtagagtgctggcattgagcaaaagagtcagaccctaggttcaagccccatgaccaccagcaACaaccaaataataaaataaagcttgGAGGTGAAGTCAGCAGTGCAAGTTGGTCAAACACTTAGGCTTGGATTCCTACTGATAGTATTAACACTCCACATCCTAGTGCCCCTGCCTGCCTAAGTTCACGGCTGGCGAGGGCATCACCCTGCCCCAAGGCCTCCCCATGGGAGAGAATTCCATCTACACTGTATGCCAACAAGATCCCATTCAGAACCTGCTCTGTAGCGCTGCTCCTCGCACAAAAGATGCACACACAGcagctttgctttcctttctttgataTGTGGGGTCTGCTGTGGGCCCAGGCTTGCTGCTGGCTTCTGGGATCTCAGTAGAAGTTCATCCTTTAGCTTTGTACCCCATGGCTGTAGAAAAGTTGGATAAGGTTAGGGCTGTCTGCAGTTCTAAAGGTTGGCAAAACTGCTATACCTACTAGAAAACTTGCTTATGGCCAGGCAATGGTATTGCTTATACTTCATTATATTTCTCCTTACCCATAGTGAAATAATTCTGGCCTGGCAATAGCAcgcacttataatcccagctactcaggatgctgagatctgaggattgtggttccaaaccaccccagtcaggaaagcctgtgagactcatctcccacaaaccaccagaaaacctgaagtgactcaagtggtaaagcacactacccttgagcaaaagcagttcagggCAGAGCCCATGCCCTCAGTTGATGGTCTCTGGTTGTTTTCCCCGAGTTCTTGGGTATGAATACATCAGAGGACCAATTCAtattcctttgtttgttttggggatttgttttgatttgccattcctggagcttgaacgcagagtctgagcactgtcccagagcttctttttgctcaagactagcactataccactcgGGCCACAGCGCccgattttctatatatgtggtgctgaggaatggaacccaaggcttcatgtatgtgaggcaaacactctttcactaggccatattcccagccattcctGTTTTATTTCCTGTCTCTGAGGATGCAATGACATCCTGGAGATTTTGCTGATGAGAAGAGAATGCCTAAAGATGTGACTCACATACCTCAAACTATCAAACTCCTAGTGGAAAAGAGACAAAGCATGACAAGGAATTCAACCATAGTTTCTTAGATATGATACCAAAAGCACCTTTTAACCAAAGCTAAAAATGCATAAATTGAACTTAAAAATTTATCAACCTTTCTATTTCATGGACATTCATGAGCTAAACAGTGGTTTGCACCTTTTATACCAATTACTTGGGAAGTAAGAGTAGGACAATCACAATTCAATGCCAGCTGGGACAAAGATCCCATCCCAAGAGAAAAAAGCTTGGCATGGTAGAATATGTCTAATCACAACCACACTGTGGAGGGATGGCACAGTTGAGAGCTTGGGACTCAcacaggcaaaaatgtgagattaTAAAAAGTAATGATCTGGCTGGGTGCCCaaggctcaaatctgtaatcttaactactcaagaggctgagatccaaggattgtggttcaaaacctggCCTAGCAGtaaagatcatgagactcttatctccaattagccactaaaaaatcttaagtgaagggctggggagatggcctaggggcaagagtgcttgcctcgtatacatgaggccctgggttcgattccccagcaccacatatacagaaaatggccagaagtggcgctgtggctcaagtggcagagtgctagccttgagcggaagaagccagggacagtgctcaggccctgagtccaaggcccaggactggccaaaaaaaaaaaaaatcttaagtgaagccttggctcaagtggtggagtgctagccttgagcaaaaacgatcataataaaaacaaacaaaaaaagattaggaacagccctgagtacaagataCAGGAgcagcacgtgcacacacacacacacacacacacacacacacacacacacagagcaaaggggattagaggcatgactcaagtggtagagagtgcttgcTTACCAATCACAATGCCTTAATTAAACCTCCAGTACCTCAAAATAAAGTGGCCAGTGacatggctcacatagtagaacAACAAGCGCTTGCTGTGAGCAGGAAGAgtctgaatttgaggccagcctgatctATACAATGTGCCCAGTCTTAAAATTAATGTCTATAAAGCAAGTAGTGTGATAATGTGCAGCAAACATTAACTGCCATTACGTTTTTGCTCCAAAATATGACACCTTGCTATAAAGCCATCAGGAGGTGAGGGATGGAGGTCAGTGGTGGAGCTAGTCCTTCGCATTCAGCAAACCCCGGGGTCCAACTGTGTACAGCACCAAGAGCTGCAAAAGTTCAAAATCCTACAACCAaaagaataagattttttttttaaagtctgataTTGTCATTTGAGTGAGTGCATACATCACTGGCCTAGAAAGGTCCAGATGCATACATGTATAGGAAGCAGTGTTTAATAAAGGTGGAATGTCAAATCAAGGGTAGTTTGTCTATATGAGGTCCTCTGACAATTGGCCATCTTTCTGGAGGAGAGAATATTGGACCCACTACCCTACAGGGCATGCCAAAATACATTGTGTGAAAAGATGATTGAGCCAGGTGTTTTGGTGCACATTTCTAATCCCTGCATTttggaagctgagacaggatgattatgagtttgagaccagcctgggctactcactaaaatcaaaatgaattgtgtgtatatggggtgtgtgtgtgtgtgtgtgtgtgtgtgtgtgtgtgtgtgtgtgtgtgtccacctaATGGTAGGACACTTGACTAACATATGATCTTctataacaaaaaagaaagttgatGCTGGGTCCtgtggtggtttacacctgtcatcccagccactctggaggctgagatctgaggatcatggtttgaagccagcccaggcagcaaagtccacaagactcatatctccaattaaccaccaaaaaaaaaaaaaaaaaaagcctgaagtggagttgtggctacagtggtagagcctagagcaaaagaagtccGTAGACAGTGcctgggttctgagttcaagctccggattcagcacacacacacacacacaaattttattAGCATAGCAAAATAGTATTGTGGATACATAAAGAGATGGCATAGTTGAAGAATTCTCTATAAAATGtgttgtcaggggctggggatatggcctagtggcaagagtgcctgcttcatatacatgaggccctgggttcgattcctcagcaccacatatacagaaaacggccagaagtggcgctgtggctcaagtggcagagtgctagccttgagcaaaaggaagccagggacagtgctcaggccctcagtccaaggcccaggactggccaaaaaaaaaaaaaaaatgtgttgtcagtgttggggcttgagctcagaccTGCCTCAGCTTGCTTGCCcatggctggtgatctaccacttgagccatacctccaattccaGCTGTCTGCTGGAGATAAAAtctcttggcctttttttttctttccaagcctaacttttttttttttttgccaaatagCTTATATATTGATGTTTAAAGGGTTGATCTTAAATGAAAATTTCTAAATACACATATAACAGTTTAGTAATACTTCCTATGTCTAGAATAAGAACTCACTGTTGGTTTGCCCTTCtaaataaatgttatttctttCAGTGCAAAAGCCTGGAAAGTCAATAGACCAGATTCTTGTGATAAAGGCTGTGGTTAAGTGCATGGCACTTGTGTGAAATTTGGAGCAGCCATTCTCATTGCATAGGCGTGGCAGGCAGACACAGCATGTACAGAGGCTTCAAGGTGTTTGCAACCAACACCAGATCATTGGCAGTGAACTTTCTACAAAAATTAATAATAGGAATGATTAAcatccatggattttttttttttgccagttttgggccttggactcagggtctgagcactgcccctggcctctttttgctcaaggctagtactctgccacttgagccacagcgccacttctggccgttttctatatatgtggtgcttgggaatcgaacctagggcttcatgtatatggggcaagcactcttgccactaggccatattcccagcccccatggaaAATTTTAATCAAATTCTAAATGTTTGAGAGAggaactcaaaaacaaaacttatACCTTATTCAAACACAGTACTTTTAATTTATGTGTACTTATAGGACTCTGTTAAATAGTTTATAAAGTGGGTTCCTTTATCAGTGAGTTTTCAAACCATTGTTCTAATACATAAACTTGTATTGTCTCCATTCAACTGCCTCTCTGGTTTTTTAGATGTAGTCCACATACCATAAATACAACCTTAAGGCATTCAATTGAGTTGCCTCTAGTACATTCACAAAGTTGTGATCACCACCACCTAATtcctgtttatcttattttttatcatttaaaaagtgGAAAATACTACTTTCACTGACAGATATCATTTGTTCTTTCTGTAGTTCTTTTGCCAAAAGATATGCTCATAATTTTCAAATGATGATAGGACTGTATCAACCAAAGAGTTTCACACAGTTTCCATAACAGCAGCAATTTCCTTGAACTGTCTGTAAAAATTCTGAAATTGAGGAATTGTCATTTCAAAGGACTTGTTCTTTACTTGGCTAGAATGATCTGCCACTTTTAGCATTACTACAACGTAAGGATACTTAAGTGATCTGCAGCTGTCCAAGCTCACAGCCATGCCGAGTTTCCACTGAAAATCTATAAGCTGGCTAGTGACTTCGAACTTAGCATCTAGGACCGGCTCAGTGGCCCTAGCCCCCTCCATGGCTGGAGCCCAGTGGTCCTGCAGTGGTCCTGGGCGGACACGCCCCCCCCCaagcctagctttgaactgtgattctctggacctcatccttctgagtagctaggattacatggtagtgacatgagctaccagcaccaagcTTGTACAGATACTTTTAGTAGAGCTGGGGATGTTGAGCAGTGGTAGATTTACATGTAGTGCTTAATATGTATGAGATCCTGGGTCCAATGCACATGCATAGTTTTTAAGCCACAAAACCCACTTTATAATCCCACTGAATGAATGAAGAATGTGTGAGAGCTACTATTTTACTATCTGTCCTGAATCAGTAagatcaaacaaaaaaaatgtttgaagaatacaactcatcttttttttggtaggtcatgggatttgaactcaggacctaggcgctgtccctgagcttttttgctgaagactagtgccctaccactttgagccacagctccacttccagtttttgagtggttaattggagatgagtctcatgggactttttggctcaggctggcttcaaaacttgatcctcaggggctgagattgtggcttagtggtggagtgcttgccatagtgtgcatgaagccctgggttcgattcctcagcaccacataaacagaaaaagccagaagtggtgctgtggctcaagtggtagagtactagccttgagcaaaaagccagggacagtgctcaggccttgagttcaagactgaccaaaaaaaaaacaacacaaaaaaaaaccaaccaaacaccttgatcctcagatctcagccacctgagcagctaggattataggagtaagctaCAATTCAAAATTTCTaagtcataaaacattggggGCTGGAGGGGTGGAACCCAgttcatagagtgcttgcctagtatgtgcatGATCCTAGCTTTGATTCCTAGCACCAAAAAGAATTACATTACCTACTGTATAAGATACATAGCATTATGCACAAATTGTACagtatgtaattatatatgtacacTGTTGAGCTGTAAAGAAACTTTCCAGTGCTACCCAGGGGAAGGGAtcctccctctccatttcccttcccaaCTTAGAGAAACTAACCCAATGTCTGGAGCCCTTGTTGTCCAGCAAATGAAAGCAGGGAATGCCCTCAAATTCCTTGACACTAGGACCCTCTTGGACAGCACCAAGCTTGACTTCTGGATGAGACAGGATTCCACATAGGGAAAAATGGTGGCATTTACATCATAAATCTGAGGAAGGTGGAGGAGAAGCTGCTGGCTTATGATACTGACCTGGCCTGTTGCTACCACCAGAGCCACTCTGATTGCTGCCTGCTTCATGCTGAGGGAAGCCTTCACCAGGCTCATCCAGGCAGCTTTCCTGGAGCTTTGTATGTCACAGATTCTCCCCGGCTGGGCCAGGAGGTTCTGCACATGGGGGAACATCCTTGAGCAGCCATGTTTGACCACTGCTCCCGCAGAGTTCAAAGACCGAGAGAGGAAGAGCAGGCTGCAGCCCAGGGAGAATTTCAGGGCAAATGGAGTGCCAGCTTCTGAGTTCACTAGTATGCAGTCAGGTGGTTGAATGGTCTGAGGGTGTGCAGATGCCATCTGTCTGTGCCTATCTGGCAGGTCCCTACTGAAGACTGGAAGTGAAGGCCCAGCTCCAGTGGTGGCTCAGCTACTGAAATGGTAGGAACATTACCCAGTGTCCTAAAGTCTTCGTCTGCAGACATTTCagtaaagcagaaaaaaaggttgatggaaaggaaatgccagtttcttagtaaagaaaaaatataaaggaacCCAAATGTGGTTTGGCAGGATAtgtaataaaaggaaataaagaccTAAAGGTTGGATTAAGTATATGGAATGGATAGATCATTTCATTGAGTACCAGGTTTAGCAGCATAAAGGAACTGTAAGGggttgagatatatatatacaggtAGCTTATAAGAATACTCTGATAGGCCTGGTGCTGCTGGcctacgcctgtaatcccagctactcaggaggctgagctctaaggaaacgagctcaggcaggaaagtccatgagattcaaatCTACAATTGAACACCTAAAATCctgaagtagagcagtggcccaagtggtagagcaccagccttgagcataaaagctcagggccagcctccaggccctgagttcaagcctcagtactgcccaccaccataattttttttttcaaagtatcccttgggctggggaatgtggcttaggggtagagtgcttgcctagcatgcaggaaaccctgggtttgattcctcagcaccacataaacagaaaaagccagaagttgcactgtggttcaagtggtagagtgctagccttgagcaaaaaaagaagctcagagacagtgctcaggccctgagttcaaaccccaggactgtgtgtgtgtgtgtgtgtgtgtgtgtgtgtgtgtgtccttgtccCTTGTGCTGGCCACACCCATTGCCGGCTCAGTCCCACTTGGATCCCGGCCCAGGGGCCCTATGGTAACCTCAGCGTTGTCCTGGGGGCAGGGCCGGCTTCTGCTTTCACTCCCCACCTGAGTGCACCCCAGGTTGGTTTCCTTGTCGGTGCGGGAATATATTACAACTTCCTAGGCCGGCTGGATCTGGAGCTAGGCTCTCAGGCAGAGCCCTCTTGCCCCGCCTCTTCTCGGTACCGCCCATTATCAATCCGCCCCACCATCTCAGCCCCGCCCCCGTCCTTCCCCCTCCGTCCCGCCCTCTTCTCTGTACTCCGCCCCTTACCCGCCCTGCCTATCCAAGCCACGCCCGTCTTTGCTTTGCCCCGCCCGTTGGCCCCACCCCTGCTCGCTCCGCCCCTCTTCCTCGCCAACCAACCACTAGGGGAAGTGGCGTCCGGACAAGCTCTGCGTCTTTGTGACGTCTTCCGGCTCCCGTAAGTGGACGCGCTCGCTGTTGTCATCAACCCCAACCTGGCGCGGAGAGGATTCCGTGGCGGGACGACTCGTTAGAGGACTGGGCCTGGCCCGGGCCCCTAGGAACCCGGGGAGACAGGCCTGGACGCCACGCCCGCGTCCTCCGTAGCCGCAGGTTCCGTGGGCCGCAGGCGGTACGCCGTGGAGATCGTTTCTTACAGGAAAAGATTGTCCGCCGTTAGAGTCGGGCGACATCGTCGCGGTGTCCTCCCGCCCACAGGGTCCTGGCGACCGCGGCACCTCCCGGGGGCGGCGACACGGGTGAAGGGCCAGCGTGGGGCTCAGGCTCCCGTTCAACCCCCagcagaaaagaggaggggggactCATTCTTTCCTTAAGCCTCAgtgttcccttttccttttttgcatcATTTGACTTTCCCCCCCTATTTTCTCAGCCCCAGAGCTAGGTTCTGTGTCAGGAAAATAACCACCAAATCACAGTAACCAGGCAGCGTAGTTAGTGCACTTATCTAGAATCTCGACACTTTGGagactgaagcagaaggatcaagagtttgaggccatcccagcTACAAAGTGAGTCCCAGGCTAGCCTAGACTACATAATGAGACCTGGtttcaaaacaaaaggaaagggcaTGTTGTcatacatttgtaatcccagctactttggaagctaaggttggaggattgtggtcccaGAGTGGCCCTAGGGGTATAAAATGCCAGGCTGTATGAAAAATGAACTAAAGCAAAGGGGCTGGTggtgtgatagagcactagcctatcAAAggaaagccctgaatttaaactccagtatggaacagaaagaaagaaaaccaagggtAAGGAAGAGGGCTGTGCAGATCCCACATGAGAAATTCAAGATAACATACCTTTAAAGGCCCTTCTTTCCCTTGCTGGGAAGCTTTGGCGTGGCACCCTTATTGACTAGTCATCACCAGGTAAACTTGGCGATAGCCACACCCAGGTCTACAGGCTGATATTACTGAAGCTAGCATGTGAAATGAGGACCTCAAGTTCAACTGTTGAGCCCG carries:
- the LOC125348788 gene encoding COMM domain-containing protein 6-like, with the protein product MEGARATEPVLDAKFEVTSQLIDFQWKLGMAVSLDSCRSLKYPYVVVMLKVADHSSQVKNKSFEMTIPQFQNFYRQFKEIAAVMETV